In Macaca fascicularis isolate 582-1 chromosome 12, T2T-MFA8v1.1, the genomic stretch gggtcttggggccagatccttcatgaatggcttggtggcCTCCTACAGTAACAAGTGGGTTCTCGTGCTGGTAGCTCATGGAgggctggttgtttaaaagggcCTGGCACTTCCCGCCCTTTTGTTTGCTCTCACCACGTGATgcgcctgctcctgctttgccttccaccatgaataaGCCCTCCcagaggtctccccagaagcctCGATGATGACACACAGGctcccatgttggccagctggtctgcCACTCTGTGAGGCCTCAGTGGTGCTGGCAGAGGCCCTGAGGGTGAGAAAGAAAAACTCATACCTGGACTTTATGTCAATCCCTGACAGGATGAAATGTGTTTTACCTTCTCCCGGTGGAAGAGATCTGATGCCATCAACTTCCATCCAATGGGTGGTTGGTCTtctctgtgtttcccaggcttaGCACTGTGCCAGGGGCTCAGTGCCAGTCCCACAGGCAGGGCAGACAGGCAGCAGAAGGAGCTGGAGCCACTTTGGTGAGAGGGAACCCCTGCTTCTCCCCCGGGCAAAGCCCCCATTTTCTGTCTTGGATATTCTGTTTGCAAGCCCATTGCTCAGGAACTGGAGTGGCCAAGGACAGGCCCCCGTTGGCTGAGCCATCATGTTAACTTGGTAGATTGTACCTCTGTTGGCACACATTGCACCCTCTCCCATAGGTCCATTCTTTTCTCCAGGCTTTCTTTTCCAGATCTTTCAATCCTGCTCTTCCAAACCCTGGCCATGCAGCTAGGCTACTGGCCACACACAGCCTTCCTCAAGAGCCTCAGGGAGCTGCTCTGTGACTCTCCAGGTGGGACTTGCCTGAGGCTCCTGGTGGCTTCACTGTCCACCGTGAGATCTTCCAGGTCATAGGGCCCAAACTGCAAGGTTACTTTTACTGCAGCCTAGAGCTGCTGCAGACTCCTTTCTAGCACTGGGCCCAGTGCTAGAAAGCTACTAGCCTCTGGCAGCGTTTGCCAAGTAGGTCCTAGAAGCCTGCCCAAGTGTGACCTGTGCTGCCTTCAAAGCCCAAATCGATTCACCAAGCATTGTGTTCCTTTCTCAGGGGAAGGGGAGCAGACAGCACAGTCACGGCATTGGTTACTCCAGAGGGAATATCCCAACAAGCACTGGAGCCCTGGGGTGCAACTGCACTGACGTGGCCACCCCTGGCTCTATGTGGGGTTTATCTCCTCACCTTCTAGGGGGCCTTTTCCAATGCATCCAGAGTACTTCCTGCTTCTTACTAGCAAGTCTGATGAACACAGAGTTATCAAGATCGTGGGCCAATGTGATACTCTGCAGAACGTGCAAATACTCCACATGTTCTAGACTCCCTCATGACAGAACAGAACCAACTCAGCCTGGGGAAGGCCTGTGTCTGTGCACTGAGATCTGTCCCTTGTGCAGTATGCTGCCTCTGACAACCTTCCCTGATGTTAGAGAAAGGATGTGTTTGCTGAGGCAGTGGCTTCAAGCCACGAATGCGAGACCGTGTTCATCTGACCCAGTGAAGGCATCCCACCCAGCAGGACAGCTAGCACTGGGCTCCCGCTTGGTTAAATTGGTAGTGGCTGGATCCAGTCCAGACAGGGGCGAGCTTAGGACGTTGAATGGGGATTGGTTAGGGTCTCCGTGCCTGCATCCCTCAAGGCTTTGAAGGGGGAGCTAATCCCTGGTGTTCCCCTGAGATGTGATGCTGTTGTCGAATCACTGACTTAGCAGGAGATCCACCGGGCCAGGGGCGCCCACTTGGCCTTTCCTACGATAGCTCTTATCCCACAGCCCTGGGAACCTCAGCTAGAGTCcggctagctactcaggaagtcaTACCACGGCTGCTTTCCAGAACTGGAGGAAAGTCCAGTATCGGTCCAGGCACCCAGAGAACACGGGCCAGGACGCTGCCTCAGGGCACTGCAGGGGTTCCCTGCCCCACAAACCCTGCTCATGGCGGGGGAGGGAAGCACATGGGAGCCGCGTGTTCTCTGTCTCCATGGGATGCATGTTCTCTCTCTCCGTCGGCTGTGTATTCTCTCTCTCCGTGGGCCGCATGTTCTCTCTCCATGGGATGCATGTTCTCCCTCTCCATGGGCCACGTGTTCTTCCTCTCCATGGTATGTGTGTTCTCCCTCTCCATGGGATGTGTGTTCTCCCTCTCCATGGGATGTGTGTTCTCCCTCTCCATGGGATGCGTGTTCTCCCTCTCCATGGTATGTGTGTTCTCCCTCTCCATGGGATGCGTGTTCTCCCTCTCCATGGGATGCATGTTCTCCCTCTCCGTGGGACATGTGCTCTCCCTCTCCATGGGATGCATGTTCTCTCTCTCGGTGGGATGCATGTTCTCCCTCCCCATGGGATGCGTGTTCTCTCTCTCCGTGGGATGCGTGTTCTCTCTCTCCATGGGATGCGTGTTCTCTCTCTCCATGGGATGCGTGTTCTCCCTCTCCATGGGATGTGTGTTCTCCCTCTCCATGGGATGCGTGTTCTCCCTCTCCATGGGATGTGTGTTCTCCCTCTCCATGGGATGCGTGTTCTCCCTCTCCATGGTATGTGTGTTCTCCCTCTCCATGGGATGCGTGTTCTCTCTCTCCATGGGATGCGTGTTCTCCCTCTCCGTGGGACATGTGCTCTCCCTCTCCATGGGATGCATGTTCTCTCTCTCGGTGGGATGCATGTTCTCCCTCCCCATGGGATGCGTGTTCTCTCTCTCCGTGGGATGCGTGTTCTCTCTCTCCATGGGATGCGTGTTCTCTCTCTCCATGGGATGCGTGTTCTCCCTCTCCGTGGGACATGTGCTCTCCCTCTCCATGGGATGCATGTTCTCTCTCTCGGTGGGATGCGTGTTCTCTCTCTCCGTGGGATGCGTGTTCTCTCTCTCCGTGGGATGCGTGTTCTCTCTCTCCGTGGGATGCGTGTTCTCCCTCTCCATGGTATGTGTGTTCTCCCTCTCCATGGGATGCATGTTCTCTCTCTCCATGGGATGCGTGTTCTCCCTCTCCGTGGGACATGTGCTCTCCCTCTCCGTGGGATGCATGTTCTCTCTCTCGGTGGGATGCATGTTCTCCCTCCCCATGGGATGCGTGTTCTCTCTCTCCGTGGGATGCGTGTTCTCTCTCTCCATGGGATgcgtgttctctctctctgtgggaTGCGTGTTCTCTCTCTCCATGGGATGTGTGTTCTCTCGCTCCATGGGATGCATGTTCTCTCTCTCCGTGGGATGCATGTTCTCCCTCTCGGTGGGACATGTGCTCTCCCTCTCCATGGGATGTGTCTCTCCATAGGACGCGTGTTCTCTCTCTCCGTGGGATACATATTCTCCCTCTCCAGTGGACttgtgctctccctctccttcaaTCTCTAGGTTCTGGGTCTGCGATTTGACTTGAATCTGAGCAAGGGGTTGTGACTGTCCTCAGGGCACTGACCTCTGTGGCCTCTCCTGCATCCTTGATCACATTTTCTGATGTGTGTTAGGCAGAACATTGGTTGCCCCCGGGAGCACCCTGTCCCTGAGCTGATGCCCGGGGGGTTCTGTCTCTGAGGGTTGGGTTCCTTCCATGCCCCCATCCCCCACTCCCTGTTCAATGTGGGAATTCGGGCTGTGACCACCATTAGGCCCTTTCTCTCCTGGACGCTTCCTCCGGGAGGATGCTAGGGAGCCAGCCTTGTCCCCCAGCTGCCCTGGCCCCGCCTGCAGAGGACAGCTGCCCCGGAGCTTGCGGTGATGCTGGGGCCCCTCGAAGAGCACCGCAGGCCACCTTGTAGCCGACCTGCTGAAAAATAAACTCCTGGACGTCCAGCAACAGAGTGGGGCATGAGGGAAGCAGAAAGCGCTGTGGCTGCCGAGgtcagggcaggagggaaggCCAGGACACAGCACTGGATAGGGTGGAAGAGAGGAGTGTGACTGTGTCAGCCGCCACCCACTCAGAAATCCACCCAGTTTGCTGGTTGAAAAACAGAGCTCATTAGATTATATTTAAGCACACATATTGCTGAATCCCTGTCAATGGAGCTGCAAACCTCCGAGGAACCTGGGACAGGCCCTGCCTCCCCCGTCTGGGGCTTGCTGTGCTTGGGAATGGAGGGGCTGAGCTGGGCAGCCCACACCTGTCCCCATCACTGCAGAGACCCAGGGGCTCTGCCCTCCTGCAGCCCAACGGTCTGGTGAGCTGAGGTTCTGGGGTCCCCACCCCAGCAGGGCCTCAGGGGCTTCCCTCTGCTCAGGCGAGAGTCCACTTTGTTCCATTAACCTCCTGGCTTGTGTTTCAGGAGGGACATGGAGCCTGGCCTTGGGGACAGGGGCAGAGCCTCAGAGCACGTGGATGAGGAGGGCCCTAAAGCACCTCCACCaggggagcagggggaggccCGAGGCCTGCCCTGCGGCCCCCAGTGTAGCCCCGAAGAGGAACTCCCTGCCATGGGAATGAGGAGCTCGGTAGCTGAAGACCAAGCCCTGTCCCACCCTGTGCAGGGCCCGGCACAGCCTGGAAAGACACGTAAGTGACGCCTGACCCATGCTCTGAGACTGGGGCCATTTCCCTCCCTGATGGCTGCTGACTCTGCAGGGACTGAGCGGTCAGCCCCAACTCCAGGTCACTCACCACCTCACACCGATGCGTCCCAGCCGCCGCCATGCCCTACTCCTTCCAGCACAGGGGTCCTCACCCTGAGGGAGAGGCCCCATCCCTGCCCCACGGAGCTGACCTTAAGGGTCCGTGGCACCCGATCCCACGATGTCTCACATGGCCAACAGGCCAGCCTGCTGTCCTGGAGGAAATGCAAGGCTCAGACACCAGCGAGCCAGGTGGTCAAAGGGGCTCCCGAGGTGGGCGTTGGGCCTGAGGCCGACAGCAGGAGGAGGGTTGGGGTGGAGGAATGGTGGTGACAGCCAAGACTGAAGGGGCTGAGACCCTCAGATGAGCAGGAGCAAGGCTGGGAGGGGCTCATGgagaggccagaggaggccccGGCTGGGCCCAGGGGCAGAAGGGACTGTGCACCTGGGAGCCGGCAGGGACCTGCCCGGGGCCTGGTGGGGCTGGAGAAGAGTGGGCGTGATTCCACCCCTTGAGTTTGGGAGGAAACTTTCCAGGGCTAGGCCTGAGGTGAGGGTCTGGGGCAGCCCCAAGACGGCCCCAGTCTCTGCCTGGCTCACTGGGGGTGCTGGGGCTGATCCCAAGATGGGACTTGGAAGGGTGGGGTGGATGGCTGGACCCGAGGGCTGGGAGTTGGGTCTGAGGGACCCAGGGCTGGGACCTCTGTGGCCCCCAGCCCTTCCGTGTTGCCTGGTGTCTGGGGCCCTGTGTACAGGTGGTATAGGATTGAGGTGGGGGTGCCAGCGAGGTGAGGGCTGCCCACAGGGTCCACAGGGCCCATAGGACATGAGCGAGGGCTCTGTCCAACCAGCTCAGCCTGGGTGTCCACCCCTTGCTCTGCAGGCCTCAGGAGCAAAGACGGAGGAGCAGAGGCTGCCAGAGAAGGAGTCCGGCTCCTCGGAGACAGAGAAGCAGAAGTCATGGCCACCAGAGAAAGAGGAGTGGAGGTTGCCAAAGAAGGGGGCCAGCTCCTCAGAGACGGAGGATTGGAGGTTGTGGCctccagagaaggaggaggggaggtcGTGGCTGCCAGAGAAGGGGGCTGgctcttcagagacagaggagtGGAGGCTGGGActgatagagaaagaaaaggggaggcTGTGGCCAccaaaggaggaggagagaccaTGGCAGCCAGAGAAGGAGAAGTGGAGGCCATGgcagccagagaaggaggagcGGAGGCCATGGCCACCAGAGAAGGAGGAGCGGAGGCCGTGGCAGCCAGAGAAAGAGGAGCGGAGGCCATGGCAGCCAGAGCAGGAGGAGCGGAGGCCATGgcagccagagaaggaggagcGGAGGCCATGgcagccagagaaggaggagcGGAGGCCGTGgcagccagagaaggaggagcGGAGGCCGTGGCCAccaaaggaggaggagagaccaTGGCAGCTAGAGAAGGAGGAGCAGAGGCCGTGGCCaccagagaaagaggaggagaggccGTGGCCACcaaagaaggaagaggggaggccgtggcagccagagaaggaggagcGGAGGCCATGGCCgccagagaagaaggaagagagaccatggcagccagagaaggaggaggagagaccatggcagccagagaaggaggagcagAGGCTGTGGCCaccagagaaagaggaggagaggtcATGGCCaccaaagaaggaagagaggaggccGTGacagccagagaaggaggagcTGAGGACATGGCCACCAGAGAAGGAGCAGCAGAGACCATGTcagccagagaaggaggagcGGAGGCCATGGCcaccagagaaggaggaggaaagaccACGgcagccagagaaggaggagcaaaggctgTGGCCaccagagaaagaggaggagaggccATGGCcaccagagaagggagaggggaggccgtggcagccagagaaggaggagcGAAGGCCGTGgcagccagagaaggaggagtAGAGACCATGgcagccagagaaggaggaggagagactatggcagccagagaaggaggagcagAGGCTGTGGCcatgagagaaagaggaggagaggtcATGGCCaccaaagaaggaagagaggaggccgtggcagccagagaaggaggagcTGAGGACATGGCCACCAGAGAAGGAGCAGCAGAGACCATGTcagccagagaaggaggagcGGAGGCCGTGgcagccagagaaggaggagcagAGACCATAGTAgccagagaaagagaagcagaggcCGTGGCCAccagaggaggaagagcagaggcCGTGGCCaccagagaaagaggaggagaggccATGGCcaccagagaagggagaggggaggccgtggcagccagagaaggaggagtGGAGGCCATGGCCACCAGAGAAGGAGGAGCGGAGACCATGGCcaccagagaaggaggaggagagaccatagcagccagagaaggaggagtAAAGGCCGTGGCAgccagagaaagaggaggagagtcCGTGGCcactagagaaggaagaggggaggcTGTGGCAGCTAGAGAAGGAGGAGTGGAGGCCATAGCCAccaaagaaggaggaggagaggccatggcagccagagaaggaggagtAGAGACCACGgcagccagagaaggaggagcGGAGGCCATGGCCaccagagaaagaggaggagaggccGTGGCCACCAGAGAATGGGGCTGGCTCCTCAGAGACAGAGAAGTGGAGGCCATGACTGCCAAAGAAAATGAAGGGGATGCCATGGCCTCCAGAGAGGGAGGAGTGGAGGCCATAGCCACCAGAGAAGGAGGAGCGGAGACCATGGCcaccagagaaggaggaggagagaccatagcagccagagaaggaggagtAAAGGCCGTGGCAgccagagaaagaggaggagagtcCGTGGCcactagagaaggaagaggggaggcTGTGGCAGCTAGAGAAGGAGGAGTGGAGGCCATAGCCAccaaagaaggaggaggagaggccatggcagccagagaaggaggaataGAGACCATGgcagccagagaaggaggagcagAGGCCATGGCCaccagagaagaaggaagagagaccatgacagccagagaaggaggaggagagaccatggcagccagagaaggaggagcagAGGCTGTGGCCaccagagaaagaggaggagaggtcATGGCCaccaaagaaggaagagaggaggccGTGacagccagagaaggaggagcTGAGGACATGGCCACCAGAGAAGGAGCAGCAGAGACCATGTcagccagagaaggaggagcGGAGGCCATGGCcaccagagaaggaggaggaaagaccACGgcagccagagaaggaggagcGGAGGCCATGGCcaccagagaaggaggaggaaagaccACGgcagccagagaaggaggagcaaaggctgTGGCCaccagagaaagaggaggagaggccATGGCCAccagagaaggaagaggggaggccgtggcagccagagaaggaggagtAGAGACCATGgcagccagagaaggaggaggagagactatggcagccagagaaggaggggcagaggctgtggccatgagagaaagaggaggagaggtcATGGCCaccaaagaaggaagagaggaggccgtggcagccagagaaggaggagcTGAGGACATGGCCACCAGAGAAGGAGCAGCAGAGACCATGTcagccagagaaggaggagcGGAGGCCGTGgcagccagagaaggaggagcagAGACCATAGTAgccagagaaagagaagcagaggcCGTGGCCAccagaggaggaagagcagaggcCGTGGCCaccagagaaagaggaggagaggccATGGCcaccagagaagggagaggggaggccgtggcagccagagaaggaggagtGGAGGCCATGGCCACCAGAGAAGGAGGAGCGGAGACCATGGCcaccagagaaggaggaggagagaccatagcagccagagaaggaggagtAAAGGCCGTGGCAgccagagaaagaggaggagagtcCGTGGCcactagagaaggaagaggggaggcTGTGGCAGCTAGAGAAGGAGGAGTGGAGGCCATAGCCAccaaagaaggaggaggagaggccatggcagccagagaaggaggagtagagaccacagcagccagagaaggaggagcGGAGGCCATGGCCaccagagaaagaggaggagaggccGTGGCCACCAGAGAAGGGGGCTGGCTCCTCAGAGACAGAGGAGTGGAGGCCATGACTGCCAAAGAAAATGAAGGGGATGCCATGGCCTCCAGAGAGGGAGGAGTGGAGGCCGTGGCCACCAGAGAAGGAGGAGCGGAGGCCATGGCTGCCAGAGAAGAGGAGTGGAGGCCATGGCCaccagagaaggaggagaggaggccgTGGCCACCAGAGAAGGAGGAGCAGAGGCCGTGGCCAccagagaaggaagaggggaggcTGTGGCCACCAGAGAAGGAGGAGTGGAGGCCATGGCCACCAGAGAAGGCTGCCCCTCAGAGATGGAGGAGGGAAGGTGCCAGGCTTCAAGGTGAGTCAGGGCACTGCCTGTGGCCAAGGCCACCACATCTGCAGGTCTGGCCCTGCCCCAGCCAGACGCTTGTGGGTCGTGGCTCAAGAGTGGGTGGAGTGAAAGCCACCCCAGCTCCTGCTCCATGACAAGCCCCCAGGAAGAGACACCCCAAGCAGCCCAGTTGGATGCCCTCTCTGGGGTCCTGAGTCAACTCAGACCTGGGACCTCCACACATCCAGCCTCCTCCACATGGGGTGGCCAGAATCATGCCCTCCCTGCCACCCACAGCCCCTGCACCATCTTGCCCTGTGCACGCTGTGACAGCCTCTGCCCACTTCTGTGCACCCCAGAGCAGAGGCCTGGAGGCTTGAGAGACAGGGAGAGCCTGATGTGGCCACAGGCGAGGCAACAGCAGAAGGGTTGCTGGCCACCGTCCTCAGGCGGGACGTCcacctggcctctgcctccctcgGAGCAAGACCAGCGGTGGGAAAGCCCCAGGGGAGAGACAGCCCTGGCAGTGCCACACCACACCAGGCTCAGTGCCCAGCCAGCGTCCATGGGGACCTTGGTCCCTGGAAAGAGATGAAGAGTGACCAGATGGCATTCATGCCCTGCCTCAGGAGTCCCCAGTCTAGAGTGCCAGGATGGCATTCACGCCCCTGCCTTGGCAGTCCCCAGTCTAGAGTGCCAGGATGGCATTCATGCCCCTGCCTCGGGAGTCCCCAGTCTGTCCCGTCCCAGAGCCCTCCCCTGGCCCTTCCAGCTGGAGAGCAGGACCCTGAAAACAGAGGGTGTTTGGGGCTTGGATTCCAGTTGGATTCCGAGGGGGAAGCTCCGGGAGGAGCAGGGCGTGGTTGATAGAGATGGACAGGGAGCGGGTCTCCACAGAATCCCACCGGGCCTGCCTGGAGCCGGCCCACCATAGGCTGGGCGCAAGGTGGGGCTTCCCGGGCCAGCAACTGAGGCTCAGCCCAGGGCGCTGAGCAGCCCACATTCAGATAGGGGAGTCTGGGCCAGGTGCTGAGGGGGTCCAGGTCCCCTCAGTCCAGGTCGCACTGCTGGTGACTGCTGTGTGACCTCTCAAAAGTCACTGAACCCCTCACCATGAAATGCAGGAATTATTCCTGcttagaaaatgttttagaatatcTTGGATTTCACAGACACCGTTTATTTATACAAAGTACAGAGCTTAGGGCTTCCCTCCTGGTGGAGATTTTCTAAATCTAGCTGTTGTTTCTTTAGGAATAATGGTCCCCCTCTTTCCCCACAGCATCCTGCTTTGGTGAAGCAGCTGCCACCTACGTCTCCAGCCCGAGCCTGACCTCGCTTTCTGGCCCCCACCACTGGCTCACCCCCAGCCCTAGCCACTTCCCCAGGTCTGTCTCCAGCACCCACTACCCTGCCAGCCTGGACATTGCCTTCGGGGACCCTTGCAGCCCCCAGGGCGGAAGGCCTCCTATCCTGAAGCTGTCTAGGGCCAGTCCCAGGCCAGACTCCCACCCAGGGAGCTCCAGCCCAGCAGAACTAGAGGCGGAACAAGGGGTGCTTGGTGGGGAGGCTGGCCAGAGCAGGGTGGGGTCCCCAGGGCTCTCCTCTCACGCGCTGTCCACTGTTCACATGAGGATGGAACCTACCTTCTCCAAGCAACTGCAGACAGACAGTGGACATGAGGACAGGAAGATCTCTGCAGACCAGGAGAACAGTCAGGACGAGGGCTGGACCATGAGGAGGGACAGGCCAGCCTCAGAAGGCTCTGAATTCCAGGGCACAGGGTGGCCCTGATAACCCTGCCCAGAGACACTCTGGGACGGGGCAGAACCCCGCACCCGGGCAGAGGAGCACTGGCGCTACCATCCAACCCACTCCAGGTTCAGGTGGGCACTCAGGAAGGCGCGGAGCCCCATTTCCTGCATGACTCCACCCGGGTTGACAGTGGAGGGACTTTCCACGTGCTGAAGGCAGACCCCAG encodes the following:
- the LOC141408250 gene encoding uncharacterized protein isoform X12, producing MNRFRSPGTCWCGNREANVFADRHAAGAASGRKPRRGRRGRDAVTHRDGRGWTDAETECSQEAPGGAPFAGLINQGLTCYLNALLQCLFLTPEFRDRIQEKPWTSEPEQALGEIFRRLQRRCGPVPTSALTTCLGSVQQDVAEVFLLLLQHLGRDELQEVFQSEVEKIIQCLVCGHEEHIPSGGRMLILPLASHTQLCGLEGAGQKPGKPANPSSGVSQETRFLRLPKVLILQVRELTFENGRFHKIQKPINIAQVLKLHTSPRELTLPKCKASHSGTLTPNPEQRVYHLYAMCCHSGDCSGGHYTALAQPPGRAEWFRFNDQQVHCVGPEFPLHHTFRSETPYLLLYRCQDTEDRQEPEAPGPDNGDMRTMTDVAAPKEKVPCPGVEGETLKTDSATVCWGGHSQSLSPLQDDEPICHRQSPAKKYRRDMEPGLGDRGRASEHVDEEGPKAPPPGEQGEARGLPCGPQCSPEEELPAMGMRSSVAEDQALSHPVQGPAQPGKTRLRSKDGGAEAAREGVRLLGDREAEVMATRERGVEVAKEGGQLLRDGGLEVVASREGGGEVVAAREGGWLFRDRGVEAGTDRERKGEAVATKGGGETMAAREGEVEAMAAREGGAEAMATREGGAEAVAARERGAEAMAARAGGAEAMAAREGGAEAMAAREGGAEAVAAREGGAEAVATKGGGETMAAREGGAEAVATRERGGEAVATKEGRGEAVAAREGGAEAMAAREEGRETMAAREGGGETMAAREGGAEAVATRERGGEVMATKEGREEAVTAREGGAEDMATREGAAETMSAREGGAEAMATREGGGKTTAAREGGAKAVATRERGGEAMATREGRGEAVAAREGGAKAVAAREGGVETMAAREGGGETMAAREGGAEAVAMRERGGEVMATKEGREEAVAAREGGAEDMATREGAAETMSAREGGAEAVAAREGGAETIVAREREAEAVATRGGRAEAVATRERGGEAMATREGRGEAVAAREGGVEAMATREGGAETMATREGGGETIAAREGGVKAVAARERGGESVATREGRGEAVAAREGGVEAIATKEGGGEAMAAREGGVETTAAREGGAEAMATRERGGEAVATREWGWLLRDREVEAMTAKENEGDAMASREGGVEAIATREGGAETMATREGGGETIAAREGGVKAVAARERGGESVATREGRGEAVAAREGGVEAIATKEGGGEAMAAREGGIETMAAREGGAEAMATREEGRETMTAREGGGETMAAREGGAEAVATRERGGEVMATKEGREEAVTAREGGAEDMATREGAAETMSAREGGAEAMATREGGGKTTAAREGGAEAMATREGGGKTTAAREGGAKAVATRERGGEAMATREGRGEAVAAREGGVETMAAREGGGETMAAREGGAEAVAMRERGGEVMATKEGREEAVAAREGGAEDMATREGAAETMSAREGGAEAVAAREGGAETIVAREREAEAVATRGGRAEAVATRERGGEAMATREGRGEAVAAREGGVEAMATREGGAETMATREGGGETIAAREGGVKAVAARERGGESVATREGRGEAVAAREGGVEAIATKEGGGEAMAAREGGVETTAAREGGAEAMATRERGGEAVATREGGWLLRDRGVEAMTAKENEGDAMASREGGVEAVATREGGAEAMAAREEEWRPWPPEKEERRPWPPEKEEQRPWPPEKEEGRLWPPEKEEWRPWPPEKAAPQRWRREGARLQASCFGEAAATYVSSPSLTSLSGPHHWLTPSPSHFPRSVSSTHYPASLDIAFGDPCSPQGGRPPILKLSRASPRPDSHPGSSSPAELEAEQGVLGGEAGQSRVGSPGLSSHALSTVHMRMEPTFSKQLQTDSGHEDRKISADQENSQDEGWTMRRDRPASEGSEFQGTGWP
- the LOC141408250 gene encoding uncharacterized protein isoform X18 — encoded protein: MGTCWCGNREANVFADRHAAGAASGRKPRRGRRGRDAVTHRDGRGWTDAETECSQEAPGGAPFAGLINQGLTCYLNALLQCLFLTPEFRDRIQEKPWTSEPEQALGEIFRRLQRRCGPVPTSALTTCLGLHSSVQQDVAEVFLLLLQHLGRDELQEVFQSEVEKIIQCLVCGHEEHIPSGGRMLILPLASHTQLCGLEGAGQKPGKPANPSSGVSQDTEVLSFSLIQKFDDEDNRFFCEPCNAKTPASEETRFLRLPKVLILQVRELTFENGRFHKIQKPINIAQVLKLHTSPRELTLPKCKASHSGTLTPNPEQRVYHLYAMCCHSGDCSGGHYTALAQPPGRAEWFRFNDQQVHCVGPEFPLHHTFRSETPYLLLYRCQDTEDRQEPEAPGPDNGDMRTMTDVAAPKEKVPCPGVEGETLKTDSATVCWGGHSQSLSPLQDDEPICHRQSPAKKYRRDMEPGLGDRGRASEHVDEEGPKAPPPGEQGEARGLPCGPQCSPEEELPAMGMRSSVAEDQALSHPVQGPAQPGKTRLRSKDGGAEAAREGVRLLGDREAEVMATRERGVEVAKEGGQLLRDGGLEVVASREGGGEVVAAREGGWLFRDRGVEAGTDRERKGEAVATKGGGETMAAREGEVEAMAAREGGAEAMATREGGAEAVAARERGAEAMAARAGGAEAMAAREGGAEAMAAREGGAEAVAAREGGAEAVATKGGGETMAAREGGAEAVATRERGGEAVATKEGRGEAVAAREGGAEAMAAREEGRETMAAREGGGETMAAREGGAEAVATRERGGEVMATKEGREEAVTAREGGAEDMATREGAAETMSAREGGAEAMATREGGGKTTAAREGGAKAVATRERGGEAMATREGRGEAVAAREGGAKAVAAREGGVETMAAREGGGETMAAREGGAEAVAMRERGGEVMATKEGREEAVAAREGGAEDMATREGAAETMSAREGGAEAVAAREGGAETIVAREREAEAVATRGGRAEAVATRERGGEAMATREGRGEAVAAREGGVEAMATREGGAETMATREGGGETIAAREGGVKAVAARERGGESVATREGRGEAVAAREGGVEAIATKEGGGEAMAAREGGVETTAAREGGAEAMATRERGGEAVATREWGWLLRDREVEAMTAKENEGDAMASREGGVEAIATREGGAETMATREGGGETIAAREGGVKAVAARERGGESVATREGRGEAVAAREGGVEAIATKEGGGEAMAAREGGIETMAAREGGAEAMATREEGRETMTAREGGGETMAAREGGAEAVATRERGGEVMATKEGREEAVTAREGGAEDMATREGAAETMSAREGGAEAMATREGGGKTTAAREGGAEAMATREGGGKTTAAREGGAKAVATRERGGEAMATREGRGEAVAAREGGVETMAAREGGGETMAAREGGAEAVAMRERGGEVMATKEGREEAVAAREGGAEDMATREGAAETMSAREGGAEAVAAREGGAETIVAREREAEAVATRGGRAEAVATRERGGEAMATREGRGEAVAAREGGVEAMATREGGAETMATREGGGETIAAREGGVKAVAARERGGESVATREGRGEAVAAREGGVEAIATKEGGGEAMAAREGGVETTAAREGGAEAMATRERGGEAVATREGGWLLRDRGVEAMTAKENEGDAMASREGGVEAVATREGGAEAMAAREEEWRPWPPEKEERRPWPPEKEEQRPWPPEKEEGRLWPPEKEEWRPWPPEKAAPQRWRREGARLQASCFGEAAATYVSSPSLTSLSGPHHWLTPSPSHFPRSVSSTHYPASLDIAFGDPCSPQGGRPPILKLSRASPRPDSHPGSSSPAELEAEQGVLGGEAGQSRVGSPGLSSHALSTVHMRMEPTFSKQLQTDSGHEDRKISADQENSQDEGWTMRRDRPASEGSEFQGTGWP